The following proteins come from a genomic window of Castor canadensis chromosome 17, mCasCan1.hap1v2, whole genome shotgun sequence:
- the Prm2 gene encoding protamine-2, producing MVRCRARSPSKRPCQEHRQEHGHDREDQDDPEQEQDLNPERIEIYGRMHCGHYRQRRCSHRRRRSCCGRRRSCCRRSCQRRRRSCRHRRRYRRGCRSRRRR from the exons ATGGTCCGCTGCCGTGCGAGGAGCCCCAGCAAGCGCCCATGCCAGGAGCACAGGCAGGAGCACGGCCATGACCGTGAGGACCAGGACGATCCCGAGCAGGAGCAGGATCTGAACCCAGAGCGCATCGAGATCTACGGCAGGATGCACTGTGGCCACTACCGACAACGGCGCTGCTCCCACCGCAGACGCCGGTCCTGTTGCGGCCGCCGTCGGTCCTGCTGCCGGAGGTCCTGCCAGAGGCGGAGACGCAGCTGCAGGCACCGAAGGCGGTACCGCAGAG Gctgcagaagcaggaggaggagatga
- the Prm3 gene encoding protamine-3 produces MGSRCAKLSTGHGTGHNSGHSRGHESSMKKLVACVSQDNFSLSSEGEDEEEEEEEEEEDEEEEEEDEEEQLPVQGKLLLMEPEQQDESIQDNGAAQPNPEPKQTHS; encoded by the coding sequence ATGGGTTCCCGCTGTGCCAAGCTCAGCACGGGCCATGGCACAGGCCACAACTCAGGTCACAGCCGTGGCCATGAATCCTCCATGAAGAAGCTTGTGGCCTGTGTGAGTCAAGATAACTTCTCTCTGTCGTCGGAGGgtgaggacgaggaggaggaggaggaggaagaggaagaggacgaggaggaagaggaagaggacgaGGAGGAACAGCTCCCAGTTCAGGGCAAGCTGCTGCTGATGGAGCCCGAGCAGCAGGACGAGAGCATCCAGGATAACGGGGCAGCCCAGCCAAACCCTGAGCCCAAGCAGACGCACTCCTAA